Proteins from one Bacteroides mediterraneensis genomic window:
- a CDS encoding metallophosphoesterase, whose protein sequence is MISLKRFFWTCCLSLSVLVAFAQEASAWKALEKPVNFLLANDLGRNGYYDQKPIAELMGQMAENVDIEAVVAAGDVHHFEGVRSVNDPLWMTNYELIYSHPELMIPWYPVMGNHEYRGNTQAVLDYAQVSARWEMPARYYTKVLENDDVTVRLVMIDTAPLLDKYRKDVEKYPDACKQDMDKQLAWMDSVLTAATEDWVLVVGHHPIFADTDKSDAERLDMEKRVDSVLRKHKNVNMYLCGHIHNFQHIRKPGSSIDYVVNSSGSLSRKVKAVDGTQFCSGETGFSLISADKKELCLHMINKDGKVIYTVRQAR, encoded by the coding sequence ATGATTTCATTGAAGAGATTTTTCTGGACATGTTGTTTGTCCTTGTCTGTATTGGTAGCTTTTGCGCAAGAGGCTTCGGCATGGAAGGCGTTGGAAAAGCCGGTGAACTTTCTGTTGGCCAATGACTTGGGCCGTAACGGATATTACGACCAGAAGCCTATCGCCGAACTGATGGGACAGATGGCGGAGAATGTGGATATTGAAGCAGTAGTGGCTGCGGGGGATGTACACCATTTTGAAGGTGTCCGCAGTGTGAACGACCCGTTGTGGATGACCAACTATGAACTGATATACAGTCATCCGGAGCTGATGATTCCCTGGTATCCGGTTATGGGAAACCACGAATACCGTGGCAATACCCAGGCTGTATTGGATTACGCACAGGTAAGCGCTCGCTGGGAGATGCCTGCCCGTTATTACACAAAGGTGTTGGAGAATGATGATGTCACTGTGCGTCTGGTCATGATTGACACGGCTCCTTTGCTGGACAAGTATCGGAAGGACGTGGAGAAATATCCGGATGCCTGCAAGCAGGACATGGACAAACAGCTGGCTTGGATGGACTCTGTGCTTACTGCGGCCACGGAAGACTGGGTGTTGGTTGTGGGGCATCATCCGATTTTTGCAGACACCGACAAAAGTGACGCGGAACGTCTGGACATGGAAAAAAGAGTGGACAGCGTATTGCGTAAGCATAAAAATGTAAATATGTATCTGTGCGGTCATATTCACAACTTCCAGCACATCCGCAAGCCGGGGAGTTCGATAGATTATGTCGTAAATTCTTCCGGTTCGTTAAGCCGTAAGGTAAAAGCGGTCGATGGAACGCAGTTCTGTAGCGGTGAAACCGGATTTTCTTTGATTTCGGCTGATAAAAAAGAGTTGTGTCTGCACATGATTAATAAGGACGGCAAAGTCATTTATACCGTCCGGCAGGCTCGATAA